The genomic stretch TAATTTCATTAATTATATCGTTCTTTGTAGCAATCCTTGTAATTCCAGCGCTTGCGTTAATGGGTTGGAAAAACAATGCAAAGAAAACAAAAGCAGTTTCTTTAGAACCACTGATGAAACCAATCCTAAAATCATCATTTAAGAAGAAAAAACTTACAATTTTCATTTCAGCTTTATTATTTATTTTTGCAGTAGCCTTTGGTTCATTTTTACCAGTTTCATTCTTGCCAAGTGCTAAAACTGGTCAAGTTGCAATTAAACTAGAATTACCTCAAGGAAGTACACTAGCGCAAGTAGATACAGAGGTTCAAAAGGTAGAGAACCAATTAAAAGAAAATCCAAAAGTAAAATCTTATACATCTAATTTTGGAACGACTAACACGCCTCAAAGTGATGATGTATTTGACCAAGGTGGTGGATTCCTACAAAAACCTAATGTAGCAAATCTTTCTGTTGTATTAAAGGATGATAAAGACTCAGACCAAGTTATTAAAGAACTTGGAAATCAGCTACCACAATTATCGAAGAATGTAGCTTATACTGTTTCAAGTCAAAGTATTGCTGGTGATGATTCATTATTGAAAGTAATGTTTACTGGCTCTGATCAAGCAACACTAGATAAGGTTGCAGATCAAATGAGATCAAAACTTATGAAAATTAACGGTCTAAGTGTTGATGGTAAAATCGATTTAACATCCGGTCTTCCAAAATATAAAATAACATTTAACCAACAAGCAATTGATCAAAACGGAATTCAATTAGCAGATGTAATGAAAGTGATTAATCGTTATATGTCACAATCTAAAGACGCTACATTTGTAGTGGACCATATGAGTCTACCCGTGGACATGTACCTTGATCAAATCAGTAGTGGAAAAATGCAAGTTCAATTAAATGCATCACCTGCGGATGTAATCAATTCTCTTAAAAATGAAACTTTCCTAACAAAAGGAAATAAGACAATTAAACTTGAACAACTTGCATCTATTACGAAAGATAATGCTCCTTCAACGATTAATGAACGGAATGGTGAGCCTTATTCAATCGTAACGGGACAAATTACTTCAAATGATATTAGCCAAGTTTCTAAACAAGTTGATGACGTAATTAGTAAACAAGCTCTTCCTAAAGGTGTAAGTTACTCAATGGGAGGTATAACTCAACAAGTTAAAGACATGATATTTGATATGTCAATTGCGGTAGCCTTCTCTATTCTTTTAGTTATGGTCATTACTTCAACCTTATTTAAGGGATGGAGAGCTCCAGTTTCAGTATTATTAAGTATCCCACTAGCATTAAGTGGTGTTGTCATCTCTTTAGTAATCGCAGGTGGAGAGTGGAATTTAGCAGCATTAATTGGGGTATTAATGTTAACAGGAATTGTAGTGACAAATGGGATTGTACTTGTTGATAAGATTGAACGTAATCGTAAAAACGGTATGAACATTGAAGACGCCGTTATTTCAGGAAGTCTTTCAAGGATTAGACCAATTTTAATTACAGCAGCTACAACAATTTTAACACTATTACCACTAGCATTTTCACATCAAGGTGATACAGTTATTTCACAGACATTAGGAATAGTTGTAATAGGCGGAATGATCACATCTACTCTAAATAGCTTTTTAGTCATACCAATTATTTATCAATGGTTGCA from Arthrobacter citreus encodes the following:
- a CDS encoding efflux RND transporter permease subunit, which codes for MKKIVEGTMQRAILMIVCVVMIVAWGAISAFQMQRDYLPSINNTTLTVSMRLPMYQADQVKQNITNNLESAVRATEGLEDIETSSYDGGVFMSLYFPMNTDMKQAEIDVNRALENADIPPTITSKPLVTRLTTSSFPILTYSLTSDSLDDNTLKSITQMDIVQHLKTVPGVSDVSVFGGAKDGYVLTVRMKDLAKNNLTLDDLNKALAISVPSLPEGTIFQNQLSIPVKFDSLKINEKQISDVKIKNSNGDQVPLSAFATVTHALNDVKTVARTDGKTSVQLNVIKTQSANITDVAKAVKERISGLQEVKDGTVKLTPQLDREKELNDSLNGLIREGLLGCLFSMICVFFFFRNVKSTLVIAISLPISLLATTAILKSMGITLNILTVSGLIVAMGRIVDDSIVILDNMYRKREQNSDQPLLSSLSSAVYEMTPAILGSTLTTIAVYIPIAFVGGAISASYSGFAWSVVISLIISFFVAILVIPALALMGWKNNAKKTKAVSLEPLMKPILKSSFKKKKLTIFISALLFIFAVAFGSFLPVSFLPSAKTGQVAIKLELPQGSTLAQVDTEVQKVENQLKENPKVKSYTSNFGTTNTPQSDDVFDQGGGFLQKPNVANLSVVLKDDKDSDQVIKELGNQLPQLSKNVAYTVSSQSIAGDDSLLKVMFTGSDQATLDKVADQMRSKLMKINGLSVDGKIDLTSGLPKYKITFNQQAIDQNGIQLADVMKVINRYMSQSKDATFVVDHMSLPVDMYLDQISSGKMQVQLNASPADVINSLKNETFLTKGNKTIKLEQLASITKDNAPSTINERNGEPYSIVTGQITSNDISQVSKQVDDVISKQALPKGVSYSMGGITQQVKDMIFDMSIAVAFSILLVMVITSTLFKGWRAPVSVLLSIPLALSGVVISLVIAGGEWNLAALIGVLMLTGIVVTNGIVLVDKIERNRKNGMNIEDAVISGSLSRIRPILITAATTILTLLPLAFSHQGDTVISQTLGIVVIGGMITSTLNSFLVIPIIYQWLHKKQSNKVISTEEVNSL